From a single Desulfurellaceae bacterium genomic region:
- a CDS encoding isocitrate lyase/phosphoenolpyruvate mutase family protein, translating into MNGTTRLRQLLDRPGLLLAPGAHDVMTARLIEAQGFEALYLSGFATSASMLGIPDHSLISMTELLRRAQDVAAAVDIPIISDIDDAGGTPLNARRTIRLAEQAGIAGMHVEDLIPGKHFTGHKDRLCAVEQAADRIKAMADARTDPDFVIIARSDAIGVTSLDDAIQRATAYAEAGADLLFLPYLRLEDTKQTAEALPKPLLNVVIDTPKAELEAAGLKVAIYPVQSLFLAYVAARDMLRELKDSGTIANFSERGPSWKEFNEFIGTTQATQLAEKYRIV; encoded by the coding sequence ATGAACGGCACGACACGACTCCGACAGCTGCTAGACCGGCCCGGCCTGCTGCTCGCTCCCGGCGCCCACGATGTGATGACCGCCCGTCTCATCGAAGCCCAGGGCTTCGAGGCTCTGTATCTGAGCGGCTTTGCCACCTCGGCCAGTATGCTGGGCATTCCGGATCATTCGCTGATCAGCATGACCGAGCTGCTGAGACGCGCCCAAGACGTTGCGGCCGCAGTCGATATTCCCATTATCTCCGATATTGACGACGCCGGCGGCACGCCGCTCAACGCCCGCCGGACGATACGCCTGGCCGAGCAGGCTGGCATCGCCGGCATGCATGTGGAGGATTTGATCCCGGGCAAGCATTTCACCGGCCATAAGGACCGGCTGTGCGCGGTGGAACAGGCTGCGGACCGGATCAAAGCCATGGCCGACGCGCGCACCGACCCCGATTTTGTGATTATTGCCCGCTCCGACGCCATCGGCGTGACCTCCCTCGACGATGCGATACAACGGGCCACGGCCTACGCCGAAGCCGGGGCCGACCTCCTGTTCCTGCCTTATCTCCGTCTCGAAGACACGAAGCAGACGGCCGAGGCGCTGCCCAAACCGCTGCTCAACGTGGTCATCGACACGCCCAAAGCCGAGCTCGAAGCCGCCGGCCTCAAGGTCGCCATCTATCCGGTCCAGAGCCTGTTCCTGGCCTATGTGGCCGCCCGGGACATGCTCAGGGAACTCAAGGACTCGGGCACTATCGCCAACTTCTCCGAGCGTGGTCCATCGTGGAAGGAGTTCAACGAATTCATCGGCACCACCCAAGCCACCCAACTCGCCGAGAAATACCGCATCGTGTAA
- a CDS encoding alpha/beta hydrolase produces MSKPAYDIDVEDVEYLRHGDKPLLARVFKPRGSGPFPLIIELHGGAWCLGDRLMDTPINEPLAHSGVVVAALDFRVPPDASYPGSLVDINYAIRWFKTQAGSLGSRPDKVGILGSSSGAHQAVLLGMRPHDARYSALPLPAGSMVVDARVQCLIPCWPVIDPLARYHYAKKLVAGGKPYPELADLVIPLHDKYWKTEQAMAEGNPVLALERGEEAELPPVLYIQGTEDKAHPRPDLDRFVEHYRAAGGQVQLELFEGEAEGFAIRKPDAPASQQAIDKIITFVHEQLG; encoded by the coding sequence ATGAGTAAGCCAGCCTACGACATAGACGTCGAAGATGTTGAATACCTGCGCCACGGCGACAAGCCGCTGCTGGCCCGCGTGTTCAAACCGCGCGGCAGCGGGCCCTTTCCACTGATTATCGAACTCCACGGCGGGGCCTGGTGTCTGGGCGACCGGCTGATGGACACGCCGATCAACGAACCGCTGGCACACAGCGGGGTGGTCGTCGCCGCGCTTGACTTTCGGGTTCCGCCCGACGCCTCCTACCCCGGCTCGCTGGTCGATATCAACTATGCCATCCGCTGGTTCAAGACCCAGGCCGGAAGCCTGGGCAGTCGGCCCGATAAGGTCGGCATCCTGGGCAGCTCTAGCGGTGCGCACCAGGCCGTGCTGCTCGGCATGCGACCCCACGACGCCCGCTACTCGGCCCTGCCCCTGCCGGCCGGTTCGATGGTCGTGGATGCCCGGGTGCAGTGCCTGATTCCGTGCTGGCCGGTCATCGACCCGCTGGCGCGCTATCACTACGCCAAGAAACTCGTCGCCGGCGGCAAACCCTACCCCGAGCTGGCCGACCTCGTCATCCCCCTGCACGACAAGTACTGGAAGACCGAGCAGGCCATGGCCGAGGGCAACCCGGTGCTGGCCCTGGAACGCGGCGAGGAGGCCGAACTGCCGCCGGTCCTGTACATCCAGGGCACCGAAGACAAAGCCCACCCCCGACCCGACCTCGACCGGTTTGTCGAGCACTACCGCGCGGCCGGCGGTCAGGTCCAGCTCGAGCTGTTCGAGGGCGAGGCCGAGGGCTTTGCCATTCGCAAGCCCGACGCGCCGGCCTCTCAACAAGCGATTGACAAGATCATTACCTTCGTCCACGAGCAGCTCGGCTAG
- a CDS encoding carboxylesterase family protein: MTTTVTTSYGQLRGTDQGGSLAFKGIPFAAPPVGERRFAPPAPPHKWDGVRDAGQFGATSLQVPNESLTGLLPDLIPEETQAEDCLYLNVWTPALDGAKRPVLFWIHGGAFTMGSGSPPLYDGSHLAERGDVVVVTINYRLGALGFLCLADGVGEARTNFGLLDQIQALSWVRDEIASFGGDPDNITIFGESAGGMSVSSVLVSPLARGLFQRAIPQSGAGHHALSLETAGETARRFADLVGVGLDDLQALRSLPVASILEAQAALEQELFNGLSQGRPPEMPFLPVIDGHVLSMLPIEAVRAGHAADISILIGTTGEESKLMTGMVGGLELSDEALAIACAGRVTSPEDIATGVRVRDTYRQARAARGEPASNHDVYVAVDTDYVFRIPADRLAEAQTAHTSQVYAYRLDWQSPLKGLGACHALDLPFVFGTQAQPGIADFAGPGATPLAEKIMDAWIAFARSGDPSTGDLAWPRFEAATRSTMLLDAECRVVEQPREQERLCWEGRR, encoded by the coding sequence ATGACCACGACTGTCACCACCAGCTATGGACAACTCCGAGGCACCGACCAGGGAGGCTCGCTGGCCTTCAAGGGCATTCCGTTTGCCGCCCCGCCGGTCGGCGAGCGCCGTTTTGCACCGCCCGCACCGCCCCACAAATGGGACGGGGTGCGGGACGCCGGCCAGTTCGGAGCGACCTCCCTACAGGTTCCCAACGAAAGCCTCACCGGCCTGCTGCCCGACCTCATTCCTGAAGAGACCCAGGCCGAGGACTGCCTGTACCTCAACGTCTGGACTCCGGCGCTTGACGGGGCCAAACGGCCGGTCCTGTTCTGGATTCATGGCGGGGCGTTCACCATGGGCTCGGGCTCGCCGCCGCTATACGACGGCAGCCATCTGGCCGAACGCGGCGACGTGGTGGTGGTCACCATCAACTATCGTCTCGGCGCCCTGGGCTTTCTGTGTCTGGCCGACGGGGTGGGCGAGGCACGGACAAACTTTGGTCTGTTGGACCAGATCCAGGCGCTGTCATGGGTCCGGGACGAAATTGCCAGTTTTGGCGGCGATCCCGACAACATCACGATTTTTGGCGAATCGGCCGGCGGCATGAGCGTCAGCAGCGTGCTCGTCTCGCCCCTGGCCCGGGGACTGTTTCAACGCGCCATTCCACAGAGTGGCGCCGGCCATCACGCCCTGTCACTCGAAACCGCAGGCGAAACCGCCCGTCGCTTTGCCGACCTTGTCGGGGTCGGGCTGGACGATCTCCAAGCCCTGCGCAGCCTGCCCGTCGCCTCAATCCTGGAGGCTCAGGCCGCGCTTGAGCAAGAGCTGTTCAACGGCCTGAGCCAGGGCCGCCCGCCCGAGATGCCCTTTCTGCCGGTGATTGATGGACACGTGCTGAGCATGTTGCCGATTGAGGCGGTGCGGGCCGGTCATGCCGCAGACATCTCGATTCTGATCGGCACGACCGGTGAGGAGTCGAAGCTGATGACCGGCATGGTTGGCGGGCTGGAGCTGTCCGACGAGGCCCTGGCCATTGCCTGCGCCGGACGGGTGACCTCGCCCGAGGACATTGCGACCGGGGTGCGGGTGCGCGACACCTACCGCCAGGCCCGAGCCGCCCGGGGTGAGCCAGCCAGCAACCACGACGTGTATGTGGCGGTGGATACGGACTATGTATTCCGTATTCCGGCCGACCGCCTGGCCGAGGCCCAGACCGCCCACACCAGTCAGGTGTACGCCTACCGGCTGGACTGGCAGTCGCCGCTCAAGGGGCTGGGCGCCTGTCACGCCCTGGACCTGCCGTTTGTGTTTGGCACCCAGGCCCAGCCGGGCATTGCCGATTTCGCCGGCCCGGGCGCAACACCGCTGGCCGAGAAAATCATGGACGCCTGGATTGCCTTTGCCCGTAGCGGCGATCCGAGCACCGGAGACTTGGCCTGGCCCAGATTCGAGGCTGCCACACGCTCGACCATGCTGCTCGACGCCGAGTGTCGGGTGGTCGAGCAGCCCCGCGAGCAGGAGCGTCTGTGCTGGGAGGGCAGGCGGTAA
- a CDS encoding xanthine dehydrogenase family protein: protein MADGGTGKMVGAEVRRVEDPRVLLGQTEYVDDLALPDCVALAFCRSPYAHARISQLDISAAQTHPGVLAVLTGADIADAIKPMRVEFDPDKNPTYKSCDWPVLAQTKVRLVGDLVAAVVATDRYIAEDAAALIEVDYEPLDAVWDPEQALEPDAPLVHEEWPDNLMETGAATIGEVDGVFEAAECVVSERFTTARHMALPMETRGCVAQYEASTDSLSVWSSTQVPHVLRSSLSDLLGLPEQQLRVIAPDVGGGFGLKASTFPEEILTAYAARRLGRPVKWIEDRREHLSASLHAKHQIVEAELALTQGGTILGFRGRFLSDAGGYSTYPWSSSFEVSHAAFSIPGPYKISAFQVETKAVATNKAPIGAYRGVGLPIAVLTMERLIDMAAEQLGIDPAELRLRNMIRNEDHPYTNIIGSEIESGSHREALQKALDILGYQDFRARQERARQAGRSLGVGIASYIEGTAPGSEVMQSSGLDVGGDEGVTIRVETDGMVSVLTGTTAHGQGHQTTLAQMTADELGVPLAAIRVIQGDTAVVPDGWGTWGSRSAVVSGGAIAIASKQLRTDIFEAASRLSEIPPEDLDLVEGVIVRRQDGIQVVTLAELAGGLPAQLQATSRYEPPAATHSNATHVASVEVDTETGQVTLLRYIVVEDCGTMLNPLIVEGQIQGGVAQGIGMALYEHAVYDENGQLLTGTLLDYLIPTAADVPQVEIAHLESPSPYVPSGIKGMGEAGAIAPPAAIANAVADALRPFGVRVNSLPLSPERVLAMLDRARADKVSE, encoded by the coding sequence ATGGCAGATGGCGGCACAGGAAAAATGGTCGGCGCCGAGGTCCGCCGGGTGGAAGACCCGCGCGTGCTGCTGGGCCAAACCGAGTATGTTGACGATCTGGCGCTGCCGGACTGCGTAGCCCTGGCCTTTTGCCGCAGCCCGTACGCCCACGCCCGCATCAGTCAACTTGACATCAGCGCGGCCCAGACTCATCCGGGCGTGCTGGCCGTGCTGACCGGGGCGGACATCGCCGACGCGATCAAGCCCATGCGGGTCGAGTTTGATCCCGACAAAAACCCGACCTACAAGTCGTGCGACTGGCCGGTGCTGGCCCAGACCAAGGTCCGTCTGGTCGGCGACCTGGTTGCCGCAGTGGTGGCCACCGACCGCTATATCGCCGAGGACGCCGCCGCCTTGATCGAGGTGGACTACGAGCCGCTCGACGCCGTCTGGGACCCGGAACAGGCCCTGGAACCCGACGCGCCCCTGGTCCATGAGGAGTGGCCGGACAATCTGATGGAGACCGGTGCGGCCACGATTGGCGAGGTGGACGGCGTGTTTGAGGCCGCCGAGTGTGTGGTCAGCGAGCGCTTCACCACCGCCCGGCATATGGCCCTGCCCATGGAGACCCGCGGCTGCGTGGCCCAATATGAGGCGAGCACCGACAGCCTGAGCGTCTGGTCATCCACCCAGGTGCCGCACGTCCTGCGCTCCAGCCTATCCGACCTGCTCGGCCTGCCCGAACAGCAGCTACGGGTTATTGCGCCCGATGTCGGGGGTGGCTTTGGTCTCAAGGCCAGCACCTTTCCGGAAGAGATACTGACCGCCTATGCGGCCCGCCGGCTGGGCCGACCGGTCAAGTGGATCGAGGACCGGCGCGAGCACCTGTCGGCCTCGCTGCACGCCAAGCATCAGATTGTCGAGGCCGAACTTGCCCTGACCCAGGGCGGCACGATTCTTGGCTTTCGGGGCCGTTTTCTCAGCGACGCGGGCGGCTATTCGACCTATCCGTGGAGTTCGTCGTTTGAGGTCTCGCACGCCGCCTTCTCGATTCCCGGACCGTATAAAATTTCCGCCTTTCAGGTCGAGACCAAGGCCGTGGCGACCAATAAGGCCCCCATCGGCGCCTACCGGGGGGTGGGTCTGCCGATTGCCGTGCTGACCATGGAACGGCTGATCGACATGGCGGCCGAGCAACTCGGCATCGACCCGGCCGAACTCCGGCTGCGCAATATGATCCGCAACGAGGACCACCCCTACACAAATATCATCGGCTCGGAGATCGAGAGCGGCAGCCACCGCGAAGCCCTGCAAAAGGCGCTCGATATCCTTGGCTACCAGGACTTCCGCGCCCGGCAGGAGCGGGCGCGTCAAGCCGGGCGCTCCCTCGGGGTGGGTATCGCCAGCTATATCGAGGGCACCGCCCCCGGCTCCGAGGTCATGCAGTCCTCGGGTCTGGATGTCGGCGGCGACGAGGGAGTAACCATCCGCGTCGAAACCGACGGCATGGTCAGCGTCCTGACCGGGACCACCGCCCACGGTCAGGGACATCAGACGACCCTGGCCCAGATGACCGCCGACGAGTTGGGCGTACCCCTGGCGGCGATCAGGGTTATTCAGGGCGATACCGCAGTCGTGCCCGACGGCTGGGGCACCTGGGGCAGCCGGTCGGCGGTGGTCAGCGGCGGGGCAATTGCGATTGCATCCAAGCAGCTGCGCACGGATATTTTTGAGGCAGCCTCGCGTTTGAGCGAAATCCCGCCCGAGGATCTCGACCTTGTCGAGGGCGTCATCGTGCGCCGCCAGGACGGTATCCAGGTCGTGACCCTGGCCGAGTTGGCCGGCGGTCTGCCCGCCCAGCTCCAGGCCACCAGCCGCTACGAACCGCCGGCCGCCACCCACTCCAACGCGACCCACGTCGCCAGCGTCGAGGTCGATACCGAGACCGGCCAGGTCACGTTGCTGCGCTACATCGTGGTCGAAGACTGCGGCACCATGCTCAACCCGCTCATTGTTGAAGGCCAGATCCAGGGCGGGGTGGCCCAGGGCATTGGCATGGCCCTGTACGAGCACGCCGTCTACGACGAAAACGGGCAGTTGCTGACCGGGACCTTGCTGGACTATCTGATTCCCACCGCAGCCGACGTGCCCCAGGTCGAGATCGCCCACCTTGAGAGCCCCTCGCCCTATGTGCCGAGCGGCATCAAGGGCATGGGAGAGGCCGGCGCGATTGCCCCGCCGGCCGCGATTGCCAACGCCGTGGCCGATGCCCTGCGCCCGTTTGGCGTGCGGGTCAACAGCCTGCCGCTGAGCCCCGAGCGGGTGTTGGCCATGCTCGACCGAGCCCGAGCGGACAAGGTCAGCGAGTGA